The Pseudodesulfovibrio sp. zrk46 genome contains a region encoding:
- a CDS encoding MFS transporter — protein MARKDPTAAAMASSQLAAVCGLMLGMLVCGLDASIVNIILPTLQTVFKVNVSQSMMLATIYLTMLASLQMLFGRCADIFSASKVFLLGVIVFLIGSVGCALSFSFAHILTGRMVQGIGGAMLASSFGAVILKHVAREKTGSTIGIVLMIMSVGTIVGPPLGGYLAEHFSWHWAFLINVPLCLIGIGALLVHLRAVPARERKPFRSRLSLIDIKGGVLSILMFSSFPIALATVADSGWRSPQVWGLLLLFSISLVLFVMVEKRAEHPLVPLSLFGDQGVNILLAIKLFLLMVVNGVMIVFPFFLTRSVGMTASQAGVTMLANAIAMAIATPLGGKLTDLYGGKTIQAIASGCLALIAAGTLMLPASPGQMTLALVLALFGIAVAPLMVSSTTLLLERAPKGQEGVFSALNSLSVSVGGSLGLSLFASLYMFGSTGKSGVAAAQGGFSLALVGVVVCAVLLMAFAVFFMKREGRAPSSVTEHVRS, from the coding sequence ATGGCTCGAAAGGATCCAACCGCCGCGGCCATGGCGTCCTCGCAGTTGGCTGCGGTGTGTGGCTTGATGCTCGGCATGCTTGTCTGCGGTCTCGATGCCAGTATCGTCAACATCATTTTGCCGACACTGCAGACCGTGTTCAAAGTCAATGTGTCGCAATCCATGATGCTGGCGACCATATATCTGACAATGCTCGCTTCGCTGCAGATGCTCTTTGGCCGCTGTGCCGATATTTTCAGTGCGTCAAAAGTCTTTTTATTGGGCGTCATCGTCTTCCTTATCGGGTCAGTGGGATGTGCGCTTTCGTTTTCCTTTGCACACATCCTCACTGGACGCATGGTGCAGGGTATTGGCGGGGCCATGCTGGCTTCGTCTTTTGGTGCGGTCATTCTCAAGCATGTTGCGCGGGAAAAGACCGGGAGTACCATCGGCATCGTGCTTATGATCATGAGTGTCGGCACGATTGTGGGGCCGCCTCTGGGGGGCTATCTTGCTGAACACTTTTCATGGCACTGGGCGTTCCTCATCAATGTTCCTCTCTGCCTCATAGGCATCGGGGCTTTGCTGGTCCATCTGCGGGCAGTGCCTGCTCGGGAAAGAAAGCCGTTTCGAAGCAGGCTCTCGCTGATTGACATCAAAGGTGGTGTTCTAAGCATCCTCATGTTCAGCTCATTTCCCATTGCCTTGGCTACTGTTGCCGATTCGGGATGGCGTTCCCCGCAGGTCTGGGGATTGCTGCTTCTTTTTTCCATTTCGCTGGTGCTTTTTGTGATGGTGGAAAAAAGGGCCGAACACCCCCTGGTACCGCTCTCGCTTTTTGGTGATCAGGGAGTGAATATCCTGCTCGCCATCAAGCTGTTCCTCCTCATGGTGGTCAATGGGGTCATGATCGTATTTCCCTTCTTCCTGACGAGGAGCGTGGGCATGACGGCATCCCAGGCAGGGGTTACCATGCTGGCTAATGCCATTGCCATGGCCATTGCGACTCCGCTTGGCGGCAAGTTGACCGATCTTTATGGCGGTAAAACCATTCAGGCCATTGCATCGGGCTGCCTCGCGCTCATTGCAGCAGGGACACTTATGCTTCCAGCATCACCCGGGCAGATGACACTTGCTCTTGTGCTTGCCTTGTTCGGTATCGCCGTGGCTCCGCTCATGGTTTCGAGCACGACCCTGCTGCTGGAGAGGGCTCCCAAAGGTCAGGAGGGGGTTTTCTCTGCGCTCAATTCCCTTTCGGTTTCCGTAGGCGGTTCGTTGGGACTCTCCCTCTTTGCCTCCCTGTATATGTTCGGTAGCACGGGCAAGAGCGGGGTGGCTGCAGCTCAGGGCGGGTTCTCTCTGGCCCTGGTGGGGGTTGTCGTTTGTGCGGTGCTGCTGATGGCTTTTGCTGTTTTTTTCATGAAACGAGAAGGAAGAGCGCCTTCTTCCGTAACTGAACATGTGAGGTCTTAA
- a CDS encoding ThiF family adenylyltransferase: MNFLDRATPFFKDDGFAILQEKTISFAGLGGVGGGAFLALVRCGASNFRIAENGVFDPPDMNRQAGAFGHTMDRQKIDVYVELARSINPDIKLETYPDGINADNLDDFLVDSDAFVAVIDVEKGEDVKQMTPALLEKHQIPAFTCGAIGFGALMVNYAPGGMKEDVFWKLAKENDSGGGLLPSVMQDCFSGEAMARMKQGLSKGVLPTTAIGGLASNALLANEVLAYLLADTGLVEREPIFAPKYVTLDFMTQAMHVADISE, encoded by the coding sequence ATGAACTTTCTCGATAGGGCGACCCCATTCTTCAAGGATGACGGGTTTGCTATCCTCCAGGAAAAAACCATCTCATTTGCCGGACTCGGTGGTGTGGGCGGCGGTGCATTCCTTGCCCTCGTCCGTTGCGGTGCCAGCAATTTCCGTATTGCCGAGAACGGTGTATTCGATCCTCCGGACATGAATCGCCAGGCAGGCGCATTTGGCCACACCATGGATCGTCAGAAAATAGATGTGTACGTGGAGCTGGCCCGTTCCATCAATCCGGATATCAAGCTGGAGACCTATCCCGACGGCATCAATGCTGACAATCTCGACGATTTTCTCGTGGATTCGGATGCCTTTGTCGCGGTCATTGATGTGGAGAAGGGTGAAGATGTGAAGCAGATGACGCCCGCCTTGCTGGAGAAGCATCAGATTCCGGCGTTCACCTGTGGTGCCATCGGGTTTGGGGCGCTGATGGTGAATTATGCACCGGGCGGCATGAAAGAGGATGTGTTCTGGAAACTCGCCAAAGAGAACGATTCCGGCGGCGGGCTTTTACCCTCGGTCATGCAGGACTGCTTCAGCGGTGAGGCCATGGCGCGGATGAAGCAGGGCTTGTCCAAGGGGGTGTTGCCCACCACGGCTATCGGCGGACTGGCATCCAATGCCCTGCTTGCCAACGAGGTCCTCGCGTATTTGCTGGCCGATACCGGGCTTGTTGAAAGAGAGCCGATCTTTGCGCCCAAGTATGTCACTCTGGATTTCATGACGCAGGCCATGCACGTAGCAGACATCTCCGAATAG